From Amphiprion ocellaris isolate individual 3 ecotype Okinawa chromosome 2, ASM2253959v1, whole genome shotgun sequence, a single genomic window includes:
- the LOC111585834 gene encoding vitamin D3 hydroxylase-associated protein-like: MEYNKEVLQEAKMDCWMAALLTIVAGVGTLLLLRRVVSSHPEAKEKIQRARNRRTESLRRAEESVIRYKQSHQTIDLAPILELPLSQLTKQLHEGSLDPKDVFYSYMEKTLAVHKKLNCCTEILLESLDQLETVGSNKEGLLYGVPVSIKDNCGYKGHDSSCGVLLHLEQPVQEDAVLVQVLKKQGAIPFVKTNVPQGLLSYDCSNPMYGQTVNPHNLQKTSGGSSGGEGALIGGGGSLLGIGSDIGGSIRIPASFCGICGFKPTAGRLSLQGVRSICPGQKSVRGSPGPIARDVDSLALCMQALLCDHMFSLDPTVPPLPFNMQIYQSSKPLRIGYLECDGFQQPSPSMVRSVREVKALLEQAGHTFVPFQPLRIKEALYELMLKGIYADGATTLTQKMAGGPTDPTIKRTFPHNLPLWLKRILSFLLKPWFPRTSLILRARFGVGSVPKLWKQHAAVEDYIKDTIAHWRRCNIDVLLCPVIAPAYNLLYCAKNSTILSYTMLYNLLNFPAGVVPVTTVTKEDEEELKHYEGIYQDVYDKLFKEAVTGGEGLPVAVQCVALPWQEELCLRFMKEVEQLVKQSRK, translated from the exons ATGGAATATAACAAAGAGGTTCTCCAGGAGGCCAAGATGGACTGCTGGATGGCGGCTCTGCTGACGATTGTTGCCGGTGTTggaactctgctgctgctgaggcgGGTGGTCAGCAGCCACCCGGAGGCGAAGGAGAAGATCCAGAGAGCCAGAAACCGGAGGACCGAGAGCCTGAGGCGGGCAGAGGAGTCCGTGATCCGGTACAAGCAGTCG CATCAAACAATCGACTTGGCTCCCATCCTGGAGCTGCCCCTGTCTCAGCTGACAAAGCAACTGCATGAAGGATCCCTGGACCCCAAGGATGTATTTTACTCTTACATGGAAAAG ACTCTGGCTGTTCACAAAAAGCTGAACTGCTGCACCGAAATTTTGCTGGAGAGTCTTGACCAGCTGGAAACTGTTGGTTCCAACAAGGAAGGTCTTTTATATGGAGTTCCAGTTAGCATTAAGGATAATTGTGGCTATAAG GGTCATGACTCAAGTTGTGGCGTACTCTTGCATCTGGAACAGCCTGTCCAGGAGGATGCTGTGCTTGTTCAAGTTCTGAAGAAACAAGGAGCTATTCCCTTTGTGAAAACCAACGTGCCCCAAGGCCTTTTATC GTATGACTGCAGTAACCCTATGTACGGGCAGACAGTGAACCCCCACAACCTCCAGAAGACCTCTGGAGGTTCATCCGGTGGGGAGGGGGCTCTCATTGGGGGAGGAGGCTCCCTGCTTGGTATTGGCTCTGACATAGGAGGTAGCATCCGTATTCCTGCTTCATTCTGTGGGATCTGTGGTTTTAAGCCAACAGCGGGTCGCCTAAG TTTACAGGGTGTGCGTTCAATTTGTCCAGGGCAAAAGTCAG tgcGGGGAAGTCCTGGACCTATAGCACGGGATGTGGATAGTCTTGCTCTGTGTATGCAGGCATTGCTCTGTGATCACATGTTTTCCTTGGACCCCACTGTTCCACCGTTACCTTTTAATATGCAG ATTTACCAGAGCAGTAAGCCTCTGAGGATTGGTTACCTAGAATGCGATGGCTTCCAGCAACCATCTCCAAGCATGGTCCGCAGCGTCAGAGAAGTCAAAGCTCTGCTGGAGCAAGCAGGGCACACT TTTGTGCCTTTTCAACCTCTGAGGATAAAAGAAGCTCTCTATGAATTGATGTTGAAAGGTATATATGCAGATGGAGCTACCACCCTGACACAGAAGAT ggcAGGGGGCCCTACAGATCCTACTATCAAACGGACTTTCCCCCACAATCTCCCTCTCTGGTTGAAAAGAATCCTGTCATTCCTCCTCAAGCCCTGG TTTCCTCGTACTTCTCTCATCTTGAGAGCTCGCTTTGGAGTTGG ATCTGTTCCAAAGCTGTGGAAGCAGCATGCTGCTGTTGAG GACTACATTAAAGACACAATTGCACATTGGAGGAGATGCAACATAGATGTGCTGCTGTGTCCTGTGATCGCACCAGCCTACAACTTATTGTACTGTGCCAAAAATTCCA CTATTCTAAGTTACACAATGCTTTACAATCTCCTGAACTTTCCTGCTGGAGTAGTTCCTGTTACCACGGTGACAaaagaagatgaggaggagctcAAGCATTATGAGGGCATTTATCAGGATGTGTATGACAAACTCTTCAAAGAA GCGGTGACTGGAGGCGAGGGTCTGCCGGTGGCGGTGCAGTGTGTTGCCCTGCCGTGGCAGGAGGAGCTCTGTCTGCGCTTCATGAAGGAGGTGGAACAACTGGTCAAACAGAGCAGAAAGTAA